In Gemmatimonadaceae bacterium, the following are encoded in one genomic region:
- a CDS encoding type II CAAX endopeptidase family protein, with product MTPADLLFTPERRLRAPWRIALFLIVLFVALVLSEWIESAVDGIVSGLGYRPLVSEWGVLLGLVIATLVMLKWVEGQSWDFVGLDLVAARPAALASGSILGLLPIAVPSVILLVLGELRSVPSTPGSWWAAAGISFASLLPAAFGEELLLRGYIFAVFREAVGSRWTLISTSIVFGLLHISNPGADGQSIVIVMLAGFFLGSVFLATRSLYAATMAHFVWNWFMAAALHSPVSGLPVSTPDYRVVDAGPDWLTGGGWGPEGGFAAAVGMFLVLIYLHARPLRRMES from the coding sequence TTGACTCCCGCGGACCTGCTCTTCACGCCGGAGCGCCGTCTGCGCGCTCCGTGGCGCATTGCCCTGTTCCTGATAGTCCTGTTTGTCGCGCTCGTCCTTTCCGAGTGGATCGAGAGTGCGGTGGACGGAATCGTCTCGGGGCTTGGGTACCGGCCGCTCGTGTCGGAGTGGGGCGTGCTACTCGGTCTGGTGATCGCGACGCTCGTGATGCTGAAGTGGGTCGAGGGACAGTCGTGGGATTTCGTGGGACTGGATCTCGTGGCCGCGCGGCCGGCTGCACTGGCCTCAGGATCCATCCTGGGACTGCTTCCGATCGCGGTGCCGTCGGTGATTCTGCTCGTCCTCGGCGAGCTCCGCTCCGTGCCATCCACGCCGGGAAGCTGGTGGGCCGCGGCGGGCATCAGCTTTGCCAGCCTCCTGCCCGCGGCATTCGGTGAGGAGCTGCTGCTCCGCGGATACATCTTCGCTGTGTTTCGCGAAGCAGTGGGATCGCGTTGGACGCTGATCTCCACGAGCATAGTTTTCGGATTGCTGCACATTTCGAATCCGGGCGCGGACGGGCAATCCATCGTGATCGTGATGCTCGCGGGTTTCTTCCTCGGATCGGTCTTTCTCGCGACGCGCAGTCTGTACGCCGCGACGATGGCGCATTTTGTCTGGAACTGGTTCATGGCCGCAGCTCTGCATTCTCCGGTCAGCGGTCTTCCGGTGAGCACGCCGGATTATCGCGTAGTGGATGCCGGTCCGGACTGGCTGACGGGTGGAGGATGGGGCCCTGAAGGAGGCTTCGCCGCGGCGGTCGGGATGTTCCTGGTGTTGATCTACCTGCACGCGCGGCCGTTGCGCCGCATGGAGTCATAG
- a CDS encoding acetyl-CoA C-acetyltransferase: MPDKSRTPVIVSATRTPIGKFLGGLSSLTAPELGAIAIREAVKRAGIDANAIEEVIMGQVLQGGTGQAPARQAALKAGVPATVSALTINKVCGSGLKAVMLAAQSIKAGDKQVVVAGGQESMSNAPYYIYGMRNGVKLGDQKIVDGMIKDGLWCAACDVHMGAHAEHTASKGQVSRERQDEFAAQSHAKAILAIEAGRFRDEIVPVEIAGRKGTTVVDTDEGPRKDTTAEGLTKLKPAFPGKGDTSDLSVTAGNASSLNDGASALVVVSEEYAEKNGLSIMARVTGYATGGTEPHELFFAPIFAVQNLMKLSGAKIGDYDLIEANEAFASQAIADGEGLGWDWSRVNVNGGAIALGHPIGASGARVLTTLLYAMKDRGARTGLATLCLGGGDAVALSVESVA, encoded by the coding sequence ATGCCAGATAAATCCCGCACCCCCGTCATCGTCTCCGCCACCAGAACGCCAATCGGCAAGTTCCTCGGCGGTCTCTCCTCCCTGACAGCCCCCGAGCTCGGCGCAATAGCCATTCGCGAAGCCGTAAAGCGAGCCGGAATAGATGCCAACGCGATCGAGGAAGTCATCATGGGCCAGGTCCTCCAGGGCGGCACTGGCCAGGCTCCCGCGCGTCAGGCCGCTCTCAAGGCCGGCGTACCGGCGACCGTCTCCGCTCTCACGATCAACAAGGTCTGCGGTTCGGGCCTCAAGGCCGTGATGCTCGCGGCGCAGTCCATCAAGGCAGGCGACAAGCAGGTGGTCGTTGCCGGCGGCCAGGAATCCATGTCCAACGCGCCGTACTACATCTATGGTATGCGGAACGGCGTGAAGCTCGGCGACCAGAAGATCGTGGACGGCATGATCAAGGACGGTCTCTGGTGCGCTGCATGTGACGTCCACATGGGCGCGCACGCGGAGCACACGGCAAGCAAGGGTCAGGTGAGCCGCGAGCGGCAGGACGAGTTCGCCGCACAGTCGCATGCCAAGGCGATTTTGGCGATCGAGGCCGGACGGTTCCGCGACGAGATCGTGCCCGTGGAGATTGCCGGCCGCAAGGGAACGACTGTCGTGGATACCGACGAAGGGCCGCGCAAGGACACGACGGCGGAGGGCCTCACAAAGCTCAAGCCGGCGTTTCCCGGAAAGGGAGATACCAGCGATCTCTCGGTGACGGCCGGCAACGCGTCATCGCTCAACGACGGCGCATCGGCTCTCGTCGTCGTGTCGGAGGAGTACGCTGAGAAAAATGGCCTGAGCATCATGGCCCGCGTCACCGGCTACGCCACCGGCGGCACCGAGCCGCATGAGCTGTTCTTCGCACCGATCTTCGCCGTGCAGAACCTGATGAAGCTCTCCGGCGCGAAGATCGGCGACTACGATCTGATCGAAGCCAACGAAGCGTTCGCGTCGCAGGCCATCGCGGATGGCGAAGGGCTGGGGTGGGACTGGAGCCGCGTCAACGTGAACGGCGGCGCGATCGCCCTCGGGCATCCGATCGGCGCCAGCGGTGCGCGCGTGCTCACGACTCTGCTCTACGCGATGAAGGACCGCGGTGCGCGCACGGGCCTGGCGACGCTCTGCCTCGGCGGCGGCGACGCCGTCGCGCTGAGCGTCGAAAGCGTCGCCTGA
- the thrS gene encoding threonine--tRNA ligase: MSEMLTLTLPDGATRQVEEGTLPRDVVGSIGQRLLRDALAVEVDGEVQDLVTPLRRGGPFRVLTARDAKALDVLRHSSAHILATAVRRLRPDAKIGFGPSIEDGFYYDFEVAEPFTPEDLERFEAEMRKVIAEKYPFIRAEVNQSEAREKFSDDPLKLERLSEFSEDEIISTYTDGPFIDLCRGPHIPDTSFLKHFKLLHTAGAYWRGDEKRQMLQRIYATAWFSKEDLDAYLHRLEEAKRRDHRALGQQLDLYSTDQRVGPGLILWHPRGAIVRNEIENYERDLILRHGYELVYTPHIASERLFQISGHLENFRESMFGAMEVEGAAYRPKPMNCPGHICIFQSRARSYRDLPIRYAEFGTVYRYERSGVLHGMLRVRGFTQDDAHVFCTQEQVPSEIERLLDLVHEMLGTFGYPYTIELATRPEKALGSPELWASAEATLAEVLTRRGQEYSIDAGGGAFYGPKLDFKLIDAIGRKWQGPTVQLDFNLPERFDLEYTGADNSPHRPIMLHRVLVGSMERFVGGLVEHYAGAFPLWLAPEQVRVIPIADDFADAARSVAERLKARGARVHLDDRSETLNYRIREAETLKIPYMAIVGKRETESDSLALRVRGVGKKQEVMPVADFVAMVEGQITSRALQP; this comes from the coding sequence ATGTCTGAAATGCTGACACTCACCCTCCCCGACGGCGCGACACGGCAGGTCGAGGAGGGCACTTTGCCGCGCGATGTGGTGGGCTCCATCGGCCAGCGGTTGCTGAGGGACGCGCTGGCCGTCGAGGTGGACGGCGAAGTGCAGGACCTCGTCACGCCGCTCCGCCGGGGTGGCCCTTTCCGCGTCCTCACGGCCAGGGATGCCAAAGCCCTCGACGTCCTTCGCCACTCCAGCGCGCACATCCTGGCAACAGCGGTCCGGCGTCTCCGGCCAGACGCGAAAATCGGATTCGGGCCCTCCATCGAGGACGGCTTCTACTACGACTTCGAGGTTGCCGAACCGTTCACGCCGGAGGACCTCGAGCGCTTCGAGGCCGAGATGCGAAAAGTCATCGCGGAGAAGTATCCGTTCATTCGGGCCGAGGTGAATCAGAGCGAGGCGCGCGAGAAGTTCTCCGACGACCCCCTCAAGCTCGAACGCCTCTCGGAGTTCAGCGAAGACGAGATCATCTCGACCTACACGGACGGTCCGTTCATTGATCTGTGCCGCGGCCCGCACATTCCCGACACTTCGTTCCTGAAGCACTTCAAGCTGCTCCACACGGCGGGCGCCTACTGGCGCGGCGACGAGAAGCGGCAGATGCTCCAGCGGATCTACGCCACGGCGTGGTTCAGCAAGGAGGACCTGGACGCGTACCTGCACCGCCTCGAGGAAGCGAAGCGGCGCGATCATCGCGCTTTGGGGCAGCAACTCGATCTCTACTCCACTGACCAGCGCGTGGGACCGGGGCTGATCCTCTGGCATCCGCGCGGCGCGATCGTGCGCAACGAGATCGAGAACTATGAGCGCGATCTCATTCTCCGCCACGGATACGAGCTGGTCTATACGCCTCACATCGCCAGCGAGCGACTGTTTCAGATCTCGGGACACCTCGAGAACTTCCGCGAGAGCATGTTCGGCGCGATGGAAGTGGAGGGCGCGGCATACAGGCCGAAACCGATGAACTGCCCCGGGCATATCTGCATCTTCCAGTCGCGAGCGCGCTCGTACCGGGACCTTCCGATCCGCTACGCGGAATTCGGGACTGTCTATCGCTACGAGAGAAGCGGCGTGCTGCACGGCATGCTGCGCGTGCGCGGCTTCACGCAGGACGATGCTCACGTTTTCTGTACGCAGGAGCAGGTGCCGTCGGAGATCGAGCGCCTCCTCGACCTCGTTCACGAGATGCTCGGCACATTCGGCTATCCGTACACGATCGAGCTTGCGACGCGCCCGGAGAAGGCACTTGGCTCGCCGGAGCTGTGGGCGAGCGCCGAGGCTACGCTGGCGGAGGTGCTCACGCGCCGTGGTCAGGAGTATTCGATAGATGCCGGCGGCGGCGCGTTCTACGGGCCCAAGCTCGACTTCAAACTCATTGACGCGATCGGCCGCAAGTGGCAGGGCCCGACGGTGCAGCTGGACTTCAATCTGCCGGAGCGATTCGACCTCGAGTACACTGGTGCGGACAACTCGCCGCACAGGCCGATCATGCTGCACCGCGTGCTCGTCGGATCCATGGAGCGGTTCGTAGGCGGACTGGTCGAGCACTACGCCGGTGCATTTCCGTTGTGGCTTGCGCCGGAGCAGGTGCGCGTGATTCCGATCGCCGACGATTTCGCGGATGCCGCGCGGTCAGTGGCCGAGCGCCTCAAGGCGCGCGGCGCGCGGGTGCACCTGGACGATCGCTCGGAGACGCTGAACTACAGGATCCGTGAGGCGGAGACGCTCAAGATTCCGTACATGGCGATCGTCGGGAAGCGCGAGACGGAGAGCGACTCGCTTGCGCTCAGAGTGCGCGGGGTGGGGAAAAAGCAGGAAGTGATGCCGGTCGCCGATTTCGTGGCGATGGTCGAAGGCCAGATCACGTCGCGAGCGTTGCAGCCGTAG
- a CDS encoding BON domain-containing protein, whose product MSPFRYRDEESRSTSALYVALGALAGFAAGVVVAQQYGGISGLTAKIRDRLGSVRRGAGDDDEQQLGAHAHDHRYEDEDEDGDDDDEYEDEGDGEPLDATEELEERVLEAFRNDPILSERAIDIGAIDEGIVELTGWVNADDESQQAVVIARGVPGVETVVNRLAVRADEDLFDELADRYDDGDPSLTEGQWEGQSIGTGRRRQGTSAEPDRHEDPRPGLEEKVLDRVYLDPDDEAEAGAERRKRTKQPPRRGRADGSPVAPTGVPKSDHVADPLSAPTESAQGD is encoded by the coding sequence ATGTCTCCATTCAGATATCGCGATGAAGAGTCCCGCTCCACGAGCGCGCTATACGTCGCGCTCGGCGCTCTGGCGGGCTTTGCCGCAGGGGTCGTAGTCGCTCAGCAGTACGGCGGCATTTCCGGGCTGACCGCGAAGATCCGCGACCGCCTCGGCAGCGTCAGGCGTGGCGCCGGGGACGACGATGAGCAACAGCTGGGCGCCCACGCTCACGATCATCGGTACGAGGACGAGGACGAGGACGGGGACGATGACGATGAATACGAAGACGAGGGCGACGGCGAGCCGCTCGATGCGACGGAAGAGCTGGAGGAACGCGTGCTGGAGGCGTTCCGCAACGATCCGATCCTGAGCGAGCGCGCGATAGACATTGGCGCGATTGATGAGGGCATTGTCGAGTTGACGGGCTGGGTCAATGCAGACGACGAATCGCAGCAGGCCGTCGTCATCGCGCGGGGGGTGCCGGGTGTCGAGACTGTCGTGAATCGTCTCGCAGTGCGTGCGGACGAGGATCTCTTCGACGAGCTCGCCGATCGCTACGATGATGGCGATCCGTCGCTGACCGAAGGCCAATGGGAGGGACAGAGCATCGGCACCGGCCGCAGACGCCAGGGTACGTCGGCCGAACCGGACCGCCATGAAGACCCGCGACCCGGTCTCGAGGAAAAAGTGCTCGACCGCGTTTACCTCGACCCTGACGATGAAGCGGAAGCAGGGGCCGAGCGTCGCAAGCGCACCAAGCAGCCGCCTCGCCGCGGGCGTGCCGACGGATCGCCAGTGGCTCCGACCGGAGTTCCGAAGAGCGATCACGTCGCCGATCCGCTCAGCGCTCCGACGGAGTCCGCGCAGGGAGATTAG